The Strigops habroptila isolate Jane unplaced genomic scaffold, bStrHab1.2.pri NW_022045577.1_ctg1, whole genome shotgun sequence genome has a window encoding:
- the TBC1D25 gene encoding LOW QUALITY PROTEIN: TBC1 domain family member 25 (The sequence of the model RefSeq protein was modified relative to this genomic sequence to represent the inferred CDS: deleted 2 bases in 1 codon) — MAAVGGGACPGGGAALEEECEVVRVRVKKSEGLQPPEFRSFAVDPQITSLDVLQHILARAFDLQGKKSFSISFAARDPQGQESFVPLLSDGDLAAAFACARPALRLRLDVRPPAESPLLEDWDIISPREVAAVEPLPERRSLLAAALPFTQALLAQVGRTLARAQAALAWPEGSPPLTPAAAPPLVPLSDADLRTYLGPGGRLLRPHDLRLHVYHGGVEPGLRKVVWRYLLNVFPAGLSGQERLAHLRHKAGEYAALKAALAARAAPAELALVAAAVRKDVVRTDRGHPYFGGPEEGHPHLAALQALLTTFALGHPRLSYCQGMSDVAAPLLAVLDDEAQAFLCFCSLMRRLGPRFRPGGRGLARAFAHLRRLLRRADPPFWAFLAARGAHDLLFCYRWLLLELKREFAFEDALRVLEITWSSLPPAPPPPPDGVPLLGAPLGLRRARRGLRERRGLRPRPPRRLRRQRQRMEATADGQEGAGSSNDGSKVSVGVPEAPKRFGDEQETPKSSSDVLEGPGNSTVIQSFGDDQEGLKSFSSVKDGFGGKREKLEVYGDVSACPDNWNDQEGLKTSWNVPGSTKGLGEVQGGANAPRGLQEHPKASSDGGQDAGAPKDTGEAQDPDVSRKTCEAHSISKKPREDGNTLEKSDRNHSASKASGGHLDAPKDISRDSKLLPVVGDSFQEISGDSSCSLGEVGEDAKDAGGDPRRVGKDPEEGEDCKEADKDRTEVGKDPNEVGEGPKQVDGDPEEVGVDPIEVREDPIAFHEDPLEFHEDPIEFHEDSSMGMAAAEDPWGGTWAWEASSSSSSSCSSSSSEDEVGVEDDGAPLPPPEELGQGNPFLLFLCLAMLLEQREAVMGRAGDYNEVAMHFDRLVRRHHLPRVLHRAKGLFARYLEGWGGAPPGGHSTG; from the exons atgGCGGCTGTGGGGGGCGGGGCCTGCCCGGGGGGCGGGGCCGCGCTGGAGGAGGAGTGCGAGGTGGTGCGCGTGCGCGTCAAG AAGAGCGAGGGGCTGCAGCCGCCCGAGTTCCGCTCCTTCGCCGTGGACCCGCAGATCACATCCCTGGACGTGCTGCAGCACATCCTGGCCCGCGCCTTTGACCTGCAGGG GAAGAAGAGCTTCTCCATCAGCTTTGCCGCCCGCGACCCCCAGGGCCAGGAGAGCTTCGTTCCGCTGCTGAGCGATGGGGACTTGGCGGCCGCCTTCGCCTGCGCCCGGCCCGCGCTGCGCCTGCGCCTCGACGTGCGGCCCCCGGCTGAGA GCCCGCTGCTGGAGGACTGGGACATCATCAGCCCCCGGGAGGTGGCGGCGGTGGAGCCGCTCCCTGAGCGCCGCTCGCTGCTGGCTGCGGCTCTGCCCTTCACCCAGGCCCTGCTGGCGCAG GTTGGCCGGACGCTGGCCCGGGCTCAGGCCGCCCTGGCATGGCCTGAGGGGtccccccccctcacccccgCTGCCGCCCCCCCCCTTGTG CCACTGAGCGATGCCGACCTCCGCACGTACCTGGGCCCCGGCGGGCGGCTGCTGCGGCCCCACGACCTGCGGCTCCACGTCTACCACGGCGGCGTCGAGCCTGGCCTGCGCAAG GTGGTGTGGCGATACCTGCTGAACGTCTTCCCGGCGGGGCTCTCGGGGCAGGAGCGCTTGGCTCACCTGCGCCACAAGGCGGGCGAGTACGCGGCGCTGAAGGCGGCGCTGGCGGCGCGGGCGGCCCCGGCCGAGCTGGCGCTGGTGGCGGCCGCCGTGCGCAAGGACGTGGTGCGCACCGACCGCGGGCACCCCTACTTCGGCGGCCCCGAGGAGGGACACCCGCACTTGGCCGCGCTGCAGGCGCTGCTCACCACCTTCGCGCTGGGCCACCCGCGCCTCTCCTACTGCCAGGGCATGTCGGACGTGGCGGCGCCGCTCTTGGCCGTGCTGGACGACGAAGCTCAagctttcctctgcttctgctccctcATGCGCCGCCTCGGACCCCGCTTCCGCCCCGGTGGCCGGGGCCTGGCCCGCGCCTTCGCCCACCTCCGGCGCCTCCTGCGCCGCGCCGATCCCCCGTTCTGGGCCTTCCTGGCTGCCCGCGGCGCCCACGACCTGCTCTTCTGCTACCGCTGGCTCCTGCTGGAGCTCAAGCGCGAGTTCGCCTTCGAGGACGCCCTGAGGGTGCTGGAGATCACTTGGAGCTCGCTGCCACCCGCTCCTCCGCCCCCCCCCGATGGGGTTCCCCTCCTTGGAGCCCCCCTTGGTCTGCGCCGGGCCCGCCGGGGGCTGCGGGAGCGGCGTGGGCTGAGGCCGCGGCCCCCCCGGCGCCTCCGCCGGCAGCGGCAGCGCATGGAGGCCACCGCGGATgggcaggagggggctgggAGCTCCAATGATGGGTCTAAGGTCTCTGTGGGTGTCCCAGAGGCTCCCAAGAGGTTTGGGGATGAGCAAGAGACACCAAAGAGCTCCAGTGATGTCCTGGAGGGTCCTGGGAACTCCACGGTTATCCAGAGCTTTGGGGATGACCAGGAAGGGCTCAAGAGCTTCAGCAGCGTCAAGGATGGTTTTGGGGGCAAACGCGAGAAGCTCGAGGTCTATGGGGATGTCTCAGCTTGTCCTGACAACTGGAATGACCAAGAGGGCTTGAAGACCTCCTGGAATGTCCCTGGGAGCACCAAGGGCCTTGGGGAGGTCCAGGGTGGTGCTAATGCCCCCAGGGGTCTCCAAGAGCATCCCAAAGCCTCCAGTGATGGTGGCCAAGATGCCGGTGCTCCCAAGGACACGGGAGAAGCGCAAGACCCGGATGTCTCCAGGAAGACCTGCGAAGCTCACAGCATCTCCAAGAAGCCACGTGAAGATGGGAACACCCTGGAGAAGTCTGACCGCAACCACAGCGCTTCCAAAGCGAGTGGGGGGCACCTCGATGCACCCAAAGACATCAGCAGAGACTCCAAGCTCCTCCCTGTGGTTGGCGACAGCTTCCAGGAGATCAGTGGCGACTCCTCCTGTTCCCTTGGAGAGGTTGGTGAAGACGCCAAAGATGCTGGTGGAGACCCCAGAAGGGTTGGTAAAGACCCCGAAGAGGGTGAAGACTGCAAAGAGGCTGATAAAGACCGCACAGAGGTTGGTAAGGACCCCAATGAGGTTGGTGAAGGCCCCAAACAGGTTGATGGAGACCCCGAAGAGGTTGGTGTAGATCCCATAGAGGTACGTGAGGACCCCATAGCGTTCCATGAGGACCCCTTAGAGTTCCATGAGGACCCCATAGAGTTCCATGAGGACTCCAGCATGGGCATGGCCGCTGCTGAGGACCCCTGGGGTGGCACTTGGGCTTGGGAAGCCTCaagttcctcctcctcctcgtgctcctcttcctcctcagaggATGAGGTGGGGGTGGAGGACGACGGggcgccgctgccgccgccggaGGAGCTGGGCCAGGGGAACcccttcctgctcttcctgtgcctggccatgctgctggagcagcgGGAGGCGGTGATGGGCCGCGCCGGGGACTACAACGAGGTGGCCATGCACTTCGACCGCCTGGTGCGGCGCCACCACCTGCCCCGCGTCCTGCACCGCGCCAAGGGGCTCTTCGCCCGCTACctggagggctgggggggggcgcCCCCGGGGGGGCACAGCACGGGGTAA